In Euphorbia lathyris chromosome 9, ddEupLath1.1, whole genome shotgun sequence, the following are encoded in one genomic region:
- the LOC136206593 gene encoding uncharacterized protein, producing MEGGEFNKSLHHPPKEHDHQMHTNIKSKEAAIKNASGFACAEFGRYGYASGGGSLHSSPLKYTFLGNAHPCFRVKVFLSFLRSTSDCTFPKGPASIKRSL from the exons ATGGAAG GTGGTGAATTTAACAAAAGTTTACATCACCCACCAAAAG AACATGATCACCAGATGCACACTAACATCAAGAGCAAAGAAGCTGCCATTAAAAATGCGTCTGGCTTTGCTTGCGCAGAATTTGGCAGATATGGGTATGCATCTGGTGGTGGCAGCTTGCATTCATCACCATTGAAATACACTTTCCTGGGAAATGCCCATCCCTGCTTCAGAGTAAAAGTGTTCCTGTCTTTTCTTAGAAGCACCTCGGACTGTACATTTCCGAAAGGGCCAGCTTCCATTAAAAGGTCATTGTAG